The following are encoded together in the Portunus trituberculatus isolate SZX2019 chromosome 25, ASM1759143v1, whole genome shotgun sequence genome:
- the LOC123508782 gene encoding ubiquitin carboxyl-terminal hydrolase 14-like has translation MTAYQVKVKWGKEMYPDIELNTGEPPMVFKAQLFALTGVQPHRQKIMLKGATLKDNTWDGMKIKEGVMVLMMGSKEEDVPVEPTEKPSFIEDMTEAERNTALELPVGIKNLGNTCYLNAVVQCLKTVPELHSAIIDFKPKRPGAEGESSGTPSSMLTLEVDSGSLLTLAIQDCYRTMDSGKTAVPVVLVNLFRSTFPRFAEQGEQGMYMQQDASECWTELMRLLMQEVPAKDASKTAKSFASSLIDQYFSGEYSCEWKCVESEEEEVTHTTDKFQQLLCHISQDVKYLHTGLVAKMQEQITKRSALLDRDAVYTKKSKISRLPAYLAVEMVRFFYKEKEAVNAKILKDVKFPMVLDVFDLCTPELQKKLSPIRGKYKDMEERQIEEERAMRRGKSISKEEKPKTKTLPFWFEDDYGSNNSGFYQLQAVLTHQGRSSSSGHYVGWVRWRGNEWLKCDDDDVTPVLEEDILKLSGGGDWHCAYILLYGPRILEVVEEDEKKKAGEEKAKDETKMETE, from the exons ATGACGGCGTATCAAG TGAAGGTGAAATGGGGGAAGGAGATGTACCCTGACATAGAGCTGAACACCGGGGAGCCTCCCATGGTGTTCAAGGCTCAGCTCTTCGCCCTGACTGGTGTCCAGCCACACCGCCAGAAGATCATGCTCAAGGGCGCCACACTCAAGGACAATACCTGGGATGGCATGAAGATTAAGGAA ggtgtGATGGTCCTCATGATGGGCAGTAAGGAGGAGGACGTCCCTGTTGAACCCACAGAGAAGCCCAGTTTTATCGAGGACATGACAGAGGCTGAGAGGAACACTGCC TTGGAGCTGCCAGTTGGTATCAAGAACCTTGGGAACACTTGCTATCTGAATGCTGTGGTCCAGTGTCTCAAGACGGTTCCTGAACTGCACTCTGCCATCATTGACTTCAAACCCAAGC GACCTGGCGCTGAGGGTGAGTCATCAGGCACACCCTCCTCCATGCTGACACTGGAGGTGGACTCCGGCTCTCTGCTGACGTTGGCCATCCAGGACTGTTACCGCACCATGGATTCCGGCAAGACGGCTGTTCCTGTCGTGCTAGTCAACTTGTTCCGCTCAACCTTCCCCAG gtTTGCAGAGCAGGGAGAACAGGGGATGTACATGCAGCAGGACGCCTCAGAGTGCTGGACGGAGCTGATGCGCTTGCTGATGCAGGAGGTGCCGGCCAAGGATGCCTCCAAGACTGCCAAAAGCTTTGC gTCGTCACTCATTGACCAGTACTTCTCGGGGGAGTATTCGTGTGAGTGGAAGTGTgtggagagtgaggaggaggaggtaacgcACACCACAGACAAGTTCCAGCAGCTGCTCTGTCACATCAGCCAAGACGTCAAGTACCTCCACACAGGACTGGTGGCCAAaatgcag gaacAAATCACCAAGAGGTCGGCCCTGCTGGATAGAGATGCTGTGTACACAAAAAAGTCCAAAATTTCTAGATTACCTGCATACTTAGCTGTAGAGATGGTCAG GTTTTTttacaaggagaaggaagctgTGAATGCCAAGATCTTGAAGGACGTCAAGTTCCCCATGGTGTTGGACGTGTTTGACCTGTGCACGCCAGAACTGCAGAAGAAACTGTCACCCATCAGGGGAAAATACAAG gatatggaggagagacagattgaggaggagagagccaTGAGAAGAGGCAAATCAAtcagtaaggaagagaaacccAAAACAAAAACCCTTCCCTTCTGGTTTGAGGATG ACTACGGGAGCAACAACAGCGGCTTCTACCAGCTGCAGGCGGTTCTGACTCACCAGGGGCGGTCCTCTTCTTCGGGGCACTACGTGGGGTGGGTGCGGTGGCGGGGCAATGAGTGGCTTAAGTGTGACGATGATGATGTCACGCCAGTGTTGGAGGAGGACATTCTTAAGCTCTCAGGCGGAG GAGACTGGCACTGTGCCTACATCCTGCTGTATGGGCCCAGGAtattggaggtggtggaggaggatgagaagaaaaaggctGGGGAAGAAAAGGCGAAGGATGAAACAAAAATGGAGACGGAGTAA
- the LOC123508903 gene encoding uncharacterized protein LOC123508903: protein MKAVVFLALLGVAAARPQFLLPHPQAPVITYKAGDLDDDAKVITSPLAYTFPSTFPSTFPLTYSHYPYTYPFINPLVANPAIQVQAETTRTKRDADPEPEAEAEADPFTIYSGLPIAGTTYPTYPTYSTYPTVSTYGAFPFTYATYPQYPYTSVIKTV, encoded by the exons ATGAAGGCTGTG GTGTTCCTTGCTCTCTTGGGTGTGGCCGCTGCCCGCCCCCAGTTCCTGCTCCCTCACCCTCAGGCACCTGTCATTACCTACAAGGCTGGGGATCTTGATGATGACGCTAAGGTGATCACTTCGCCGCTCGCCtacaccttcccctccaccttcccctccaccttccccttgACCTACTCCCACTACCCCTACACCTACCCCTTCATCAACCCTCTGGTCGCCAACCCCGCCATCCAGGTCCAGGCTGAGACCACCAGGACCAAGAGAGACGCTGACCCCGAGCCAGAAGCCGAGGCTGAGGCTGACCCTTTCACCATCTACTCCGGCCTCCCCATCGCTGGCACCACCTACCCCACTTACCCCACCTACTCCACCTATCCCACAGTCTCCACCTACGGCGCCTTCCCCTTCACCTACGCCACCTACCCTCAGTACCCCTACACCAGCGTCATCAAGACTGTCTAA
- the LOC123508794 gene encoding nuclear envelope phosphatase-regulatory subunit 1-like isoform X2 translates to MSLEQTACEDLKAFERRLTEVIARLQPATTRWRIVLVIVALGTAFGAYMWLTDPKTQDATFLQSLLNHPFFTVAAAALIILFILGIHKKVVSPSIITSRTRAVLVDFNMSCDDTGKLILKPRPTTT, encoded by the exons ATGTCACTGGAACAAACAGCTTGTGAAG ATCTGAAGGCCTTTGAGCGTCGTCTGACAGAGGTCATAGCCAGACTACAGCCTGCCACCACTCGATGGAGGA TTGTGTTGGTAATTGTGGCACTGGGCACAGCCTTTGGTGCCTACATGTGGCTCACCGATCCCAAGACACAGGATGCCACCTTCCTCCAGTCCCTCCTCAACCATCCTTTCTTCACTGTCGCAGCCGCAGCTCTAA TAATTCTCTTCATCCTGGGGATACACAAGAAGGTGGTGTCTCCCTCCATTATCACCTCTCGCACCAGAGCCGTGCTGGTGGACTTCAACATGTCCTGCGACGACACCGGCAAGCTGATACTCAAGCCCAGACCAACCACCACCTGA
- the LOC123508794 gene encoding nuclear envelope phosphatase-regulatory subunit 1-like isoform X1 encodes MYHLPSYPATIKAAAKDKTFESMSLEQTACEDLKAFERRLTEVIARLQPATTRWRIVLVIVALGTAFGAYMWLTDPKTQDATFLQSLLNHPFFTVAAAALIILFILGIHKKVVSPSIITSRTRAVLVDFNMSCDDTGKLILKPRPTTT; translated from the exons ATGTATCATTTGCCTAGCTATCCCGCCACCATAAAGGCCGCGGCTAAAG atAAAACGTTTGAAAGTATGTCACTGGAACAAACAGCTTGTGAAG ATCTGAAGGCCTTTGAGCGTCGTCTGACAGAGGTCATAGCCAGACTACAGCCTGCCACCACTCGATGGAGGA TTGTGTTGGTAATTGTGGCACTGGGCACAGCCTTTGGTGCCTACATGTGGCTCACCGATCCCAAGACACAGGATGCCACCTTCCTCCAGTCCCTCCTCAACCATCCTTTCTTCACTGTCGCAGCCGCAGCTCTAA TAATTCTCTTCATCCTGGGGATACACAAGAAGGTGGTGTCTCCCTCCATTATCACCTCTCGCACCAGAGCCGTGCTGGTGGACTTCAACATGTCCTGCGACGACACCGGCAAGCTGATACTCAAGCCCAGACCAACCACCACCTGA